One window of Nymphaea colorata isolate Beijing-Zhang1983 chromosome 1, ASM883128v2, whole genome shotgun sequence genomic DNA carries:
- the LOC116259263 gene encoding fructose-bisphosphate aldolase 1, cytoplasmic: MSAYRGKYADELIANAAYIGTPGKGILAADESTGTIGKRLASINVENVESNRRALRELLFCTPGALQYLSGVILFEETLYQKTASGKPFVEVLKEGGVLPGIKVDKGTVELAGTNGETTTQGLDGLGKRCAEYYKAGARFAKWRAVLKIGPNEPSELAIQENANGLARYAMICQENGLVPIVEPEILVDGAHDIDRCADVTERVLAACYKALNDHHVLLEGSLLKPNMVTPGSDAPKVSPQMVAEYTVRALQRTVPAAVPAIVFLSGGQSEEEATLNLNAMNQLNTKKMWTLSFSFGRALQQSTLKKWQGKEDNVEAAQAAFLSRCKANSEATLGAYKGDAALGEGVSESLHVKNYKY, encoded by the exons ATGTCTGCATACCGCGGGAAGTACGCCG ATGAGCTCATTGCCAACGCGGCCTACATTGGCACCCCAGGAAAGGGTATTCTTGCGGCCGACGAGAGCACGGGAACGATCGGCAAGCGGCTTGCCAGCATCAACGTTGAGAACGTCGAGTCGAACCGCCGCGCTCTCCGGGAGCTCCTCTTCTGCACCCCCGGCGCACTCCAGTACCTGAGCGGCGTCATCCTCTTCGAGGAGACTCTCTACCAGAAGACCGCCTCGGGCAAGCCCTTCGTCGAGGTCCTCAAGGAAGGCGGAGTCCTCCCTGGCATCAAGGTCGACAAGGGCACCGTCGAGCTCGCCGGCACAAACGGCGAGACCACCACTCAGGGCCTCGACGGCCTCGGCAAGAGGTGTGCCGAGTACTACAAGGCCGGCGCTCGCTTCGCCAAGTGGAGGGCCGTTCTCAAGATCGGACCCAATGAGCCCTCTGAGCTTGCCATTCAGGAGAACGCTAATGGCCTTGCTCGCTACGCCATGATCTGCCAGGAGAATGGCCTTGTTCCCATCGTCGAGCCTGAGATCCTGGTCGACGGTGCTCACGACATCGACCGCTGCGCTGACGTGACCGAGCGCGTCCTCGCCGCCTGCTACAAGGCGCTGAACGACCACCATGTCCTCCTCGAGGGCTCCCTCCTCAAGCCCAACATGGTCACCCCGGGCTCCGACGCACCCAAGGTTTCGCCGCAGATGGTGGCTGAATACACCGTCCGAGCACTCCAGAGAACCGTCCCTGCCGCTGTCCCCGCCATCGTCTTCCTCTCAGGTGGCCAAAGCGAGGAAGAGGCCACCCTCAACCTGAACGCCATGAACCAGCTCAACACCAAGAAGATGTGGACTTTGTCCTTCTCCTTCGGTAGGGCCCTGCAGCAGAGTACACTCAAGAAGTGGCAGGGGAAGGAGGATAACGTCGAGGCTGCTCAGGCGGCCTTCCTGTCCAGGTGCAAGGCCAACTCGGAGGCGACCTTGGGTGCATATAAGGGCGATGCTGCTTTGGGAGAAGGCGTTTCTGAGAGTCTGCACGTTAAGAACTACAAGTACTAA
- the LOC116259271 gene encoding uncharacterized protein LOC116259271 has product MFRHKTFFFFFFFFFFFILHLLIPSSSSSSSSSVVGKLCRPRLCGNLTVKHPFALERNCSSSSPSHVLVCHDQNLYLVLIDKGVFHVSAIDYDAESLGLGKYPLEQGKPKSGVWELKFGEVSSFTVPTHLPNVCEECTKPHGNCGIGLRCICYPKRCKNQIFSGGARKHHVEAGSAVAFLIVIMTLLPMLLF; this is encoded by the exons ATGTTCAGACACaaaaccttcttcttcttcttcttcttcttcttcttcttcatcctccatCTCCTaatcccctcttcttcttcttcttcttcttcttcagtcgtTGGCAAGCTCTGTCGGCCAAGGCTGTGTGGAAACCTCACTGTGAAGCACCCCTTTGCTCTTGAAAGGAATTGCTCCTCTTCATCTCCATCACATGTCCTTGTCTGCCACGACCAGAACCTCTATCTAGTCCTTATCGACAAAGGCGTCTTTCATGTATCAGCAATCGACTACGACGCTGAGAGCTTAGGATTGGGCAAGTACCCTTTGGAGCAGGGGAAACCAAAAAGCGGGGTTTGGGAGCTGAAGTTCGGGGAAGTAAGTTCCTTCACCGTGCCCACTCACCTTCCGAATGTGTGCGAGGAGTGCACGAAGCCCCACGGAAATTGTGGCATAGGGCTCAGATGCATTTGCTACCCAAAGAGATGCA AAAACCAGATATTTTCTGGAGGTGCTCGTAAGCATCATGTGGAAGCTGGATCTGCTGTCGCATTTCTTATAGTTATAATGACCCTGTTGCCTATGCTGCTGTTTTGA